The Flexistipes sp. genomic interval AGCTATCGTAATTGTAATCAGCTTTATTTCGTTGGGGGAACGTACACTTTTTATAAAAACACGTTCAAAAATTGCCCCCAGTATAAGTGCAGCCATTAAAGCGAGCGGAGCTGCAATTAAAAACGGGAGCCCATATATTGATAACAGTGTATATATGAGCATCCCGCCTATCATAACAAATTCGCCTTGGGCAAAATTAATAATCCCGGTGGTGTTGTAAATTATGTTAAATCCAAGCGCTACCAAAGCAAATATACTTCCGCTGGTAATTCCCGAGTAAAAGAACTGCATTTAGTTTATAAGCTCCCAGTCTCCATTGTGTATTTTTAACATAACAAAAGCTGATTTATCCAGACCGTTGTGATCGGTTGCGGTAATATTAAATTCTCCGGCGGTACCTATAAAAGGTCCCCTGTTTTCAATTGCAGAGATCATTTTATCCGCTTCTTTCCCGCCTTTTTCGATGCCGTACTTAAACATCATAAAAGCATCATATGCATGTCCGCCGAATGTGGATACTGAGGAATCATATCGTTTTTCATATGCTTCTTTATATTTCAAAAGAACACTGCGGTATTTACTGTCTTTATCAAGCCTGTCTGCAACCAGCAATCTTCCCGCAGGCAAAATAATGCCTTCTGCAGCTTCTCCTGCCAATTCAATGAATTTTTTGGAAGCCACACCGTGACTCATAATTAGCATGGACTCAAGGCCAAGCTGTCTCGCATTTTTTGCCACCAAAGCAGGCGCAGGGCCCACTCCCCAGCAGATAATTGCATCGGGATTTGTTTCGGATATTTTTGTAAGCTGCGATGTCATATCTTTGTCCGTATCCCTGAATTTTTCATCTGCCACAATTTTCATTCCATATTCCTCTGCAAGCTCTAACAGTTCTGTACGTCCCGAATCGCCGAAGCCGTTTTGTGCAGTAATAATTGCAACTTTACTCTT includes:
- a CDS encoding ABC transporter substrate-binding protein, whose translation is MKKLLGVVLILVLAVPLYAEIRLGALFAVTGPASFLGLPEKQTLEMLVEEINKEGGIAGEKVKLFLYDTKGLDTEARKKFIRLVKKDKVDAVIGPTRSGSTLAIKELAERYKTPLLSCAASKRIVQPLNKYVFKSPQSDTHAVGKIYNFLRKKGKSKVAIITAQNGFGDSGRTELLELAEEYGMKIVADEKFRDTDKDMTSQLTKISETNPDAIICWGVGPAPALVAKNARQLGLESMLIMSHGVASKKFIELAGEAAEGIILPAGRLLVADRLDKDSKYRSVLLKYKEAYEKRYDSSVSTFGGHAYDAFMMFKYGIEKGGKEADKMISAIENRGPFIGTAGEFNITATDHNGLDKSAFVMLKIHNGDWELIN